The genome window CGCAATCCAAAAGAATTCCACAAAAGGAAGTAacattaattacaaaattgctATAAACGTGATCAAAACGCGTGAGCTAATACATTGCAGCAAATACAAATTGAAAAGCAAAAGCATATGAAATGAGAGATGGAATAAGATAGTACCTGGTAGAATGAGTTGAATTAAGGCTAGGGTTTGTGAAAATAGTAAAATAGATTGAGTTAGGGGGTGGCGAATTTCCCACGCTAAGTGGAGGTGGGAAAGTCGATAATGCGGAGCGTCCACACGCTCTGATTTGAATGTCTTTCCTCAGACACCTTCGCTCACGGTGTCTCCGTTGACCGGAAGCTCTCGGAttcgattattaaaatattccttccgttagattttatttttcaagaaatcatattatcaaatattacaaattctttatttattatttttaaattttgaaagttgtatatgaaaatagatataaattttatatatcctttgtaatcatataatatatgtaaatttcagttaaaatatAATCGATTTGACCGGTCAAGAGTTAAAATTAACATGTAAAACAGCAAGGAGGGAATATATATTCTAGTTAGAACTAGTTGAGAAGTCGCGCAACGCGGCGGCCTatagaaattatattaatgatacaatattaatatttgtagaataaaataattttgtggctgtatataaaaaatatattaatatttcaaaattaatatttgtaggataaaataaatttatattataaaaatcttgatgtaataccaatactaacatATAAATTGCaaatttggactataattcatggtgaaaaatgaaaaaaaatttatacacgtaattagtAATtcaaagcatgacgaatcttaatttgatttgtttttttaaaaagtaatcatgttcttacattgtcaccctcctccaatttttttggattgattgtgtacaaaaacatctaacttaaaattttgagatagcggtctataatcgagcaagagaattaTCGAGAGGTAGGGTTGCGGTATTGAGAGagtggaggttgtgtttagatgatagtttcaaattcggatttgattttgatattttgaaaaaggtagttttgaaactttcttccaatatatctgaaactaaaaaaagtaaattttaattttgatattttttttcatccagaaaattagaaaatctcaaaaaactttttggtttttgatatacaccttttccaaaaatatgatgatagtttcaaattctgatttgattttgatattttgaaaaggtagttctgaaactttcttccaatatattcgaaactaaaaaaggtaatttttaattttgatattttcttcatccaaaaattccagaaaattagaaaaatagaacagagctctCTGAGAGGCGCCATCGCCACCTAAACGccccatgcttctcctttatataagtatattgaataTTGATTTTACTGTATAGAGGGtctataatgcatgaataatattttcctgcatacaaagtaaatcatataaaaattaacaacaacaaatatgTTTGatgaaaacaaatattataatagaataaccaacaaacatacatcactaatagttaatttattgatatcatccatcaatatcatgtcaagactatattctattctcccgtgtttggatttgtcgactcccacaaagtggtttataactacctttgcttgccaCAACCTTTCTtcttttaataccgtataaacagcctttcGTTACAGAAAAACGGCACCactgagttagaaatcgagcaagagatcactatcaccagagagaggtagggttgtggcaTTGAGAGACGGGAGATTGTGTTTAGATGAACCAAAACcttacaacctataggggtatttataggtgtagagagacttgtgtgctactctttcccataattaaataatatgaaataaaatcagattaaaactttcaagatactatattccataaataatctaaaaaaatcagattctaaaatttacttttaatatatccgaaactaaaaaaggtagttctaatttttgatattttttatccaaaaattccagaaaattagaaaaatagaacggggtgatgtgagaggcgccaacTAAACGTCCCtcgtttctcctttatataagtatattgattttttggATTTTGGATGAATTTTGGATCatgtaaaattaatttgaaaatataagttCACTAATTTTGAGTTATTTAAAACTATAGAagttatctaatttttttatttattattcaaattatatacttatatataataagcgtgagggagataatttggtcgcatggtcctatggtccaaaagcttatcatccgtcggatcgtatattgaacaaataagcaccgttagattagaacaaaattagaatctgttctataaggaaactgacatctacttgtatgtttataattccttttctaaatccaaaacaaattctgtctttcatgtgtttttggttttttttaatccaaaataaatatttcttacaaattttaattgtagaatcgtataaatcgcaccgtcacaaaattattattatccatcggatcgtatattgaacaaataagcaccgttagatttaaacaaaattaacttccgttccataagacaactgatatctacttgcatgtttataattccttttctgaatccaaaacaaattctgtatttcacgtgtttatgatttttttaattgaaaataaatattttctaccaattttatttgtagaatcatataaatcgcggcgtcacaaaattatttttatctaatatattttaaaattaataagcccgatttatgtgaggaacgaatacaaaaactttttcttaatccaaaacaaattctaccatcttattgcatgtttatgattcatcttcttaattcaaaacaaattgtgtttatcaattttaatctcgaaccataaaaatttttagaaaaatattttaatcacattataataattctaatgtaaaatacatttataaatataatctaataggagttggcatcacatattttacttaaaataatttaaaatttgataaaaaaaatttaatactttggcttgatacatacaattttaatatattatttataaattaaattttttcacactatttaaaatatatttaaaaaatttataaataattaaaaagctcccgtgccttgcacgggctataagctagttaataaaatattatgtataaCATTAAAatagtatttatttatatacttatagttattaaataaatgattattAATTGGAGTTAGTCACGAGTATGATAGAGTATGATTCGTTTTATAACAGAAAGTTTAATTTCGGTTCAAAAACACTGACAGGTTTTTGAACCGAAAGAAACATATGTTTGAAACTTAGAACTTGTAATGTGATCATTAAGCAACTTTGTTTTCTCAGTTGAGTGTTATGATGTGGTAAAAAGTCACCACTACATGTACTGAATAGAATAAGAATAGCCTAAATATTAATACaatggtttcggttttaattcGATTCTTTGCTCAGTCCTAAAATCCTAATCTTTGGTAGATCGGATCGGGTTTGGGTTGAGTTATTCTTAGTAAAACGATAAATATTCCCCAGACACAAGATGCCACAAGGAGTTTTACCAGCAATCAAGACCTGCTGCTGTACCAGATAGAACCTACCAGATAAATATCTGCTCAGTGTAGAGAACATTTTCAAGGATACCAAGAAGTTGCATCAGATATCAAGTCCACTGCATGTTTCTATACAATATAAACTGACAGACAGAATTTGGGTAGTGCAAtacttttcacttataaatTACTACAAGGGAAGAACGACATTGTATTGTTTTCGTCAGAAACTACAATCTTTTCAGCTTCAAGGTTGTTGTATGGTGATCGCGATCCCCTGTTCCCCCATGTACAAGAAGAAATGCTGGAGGCATTTGGAGTTCTTAAGAAAATATCTCAAATCCTTCATGCTGACGCTTGCCCCTGTCTGTGTTTCCATATAATCGGAGCTACAAGCATCCAAACTGTAAAATATGACACTCATATTATTATCTTCATAGAACCGAGACATTTTATATTCACTTTTATCCTTTTAGCAGTAAATTCAGCTATATAATCTGGATTCAGCAGAATAGAATTGAAGTTCTTCTTTTAGTTTAACTTACTGTAAACGCAGACCGCTAGCCATTCATTCACTATTCTAACCCAAGTGCTAGTCCAACCGACATCAATAGTCCACCTGCAAAGCCATTAAAttctattatgtgaatattgtGAGATGTCCAATATAAAGTCACAAGTCGTGGAATTACCTGGCAGCGACATGATGAGTGTTCCAACTAATTAGTAGCATTGCAAAGTACATGGCACCCGTGGCAAACACGAGATGAAAGAAACCATAGCCATATGGAACCTCGTCTTCATCCTCCGTCTCTTCTTTCTTGAACTGCACATACAGTCATGGATTAAAATCCTAGACTCAAGTCTTTATATATTAAGTTGAAGAGTGTTGAGTAAGGGTACCTGAAAACATTTTGAATCGATGCCTGTTGAAAATGTTGCAATAACCATAGCAACTACTGCAACAACAAAGGTCTGCAAGAGATAAAATTATAGTCCCACTTGTCATTCTATTAATGCAGAAAACTTTTCTAGTATTACACATGAATATATGTACCAGGCTTTATTAAACAACTTTTCGGCCAAAGTCTTAGATCTGGACTTgccatattttaattaaaagtgCCAATTTCTACAGTAATGTTTCAAGGAGAGGAGGGGGGAATGATTATTGAGTGTGAGTTTGTGCTTACAATGATGGATAGCCAGTCTCCGTTAGTTGCAGCTTCAGATTTCTTTATGCATTTCGTCTCTGGTGGTTCACTGAATATAAACAAGACTACAATTTAATTCAAGGTGGAAACAGATTACAAACAACACTATACATAAAAGAAGAGCGCGTCATTGGCTACAGAGAGTACGTGCCTTCTAACTGCAGACCAGCAGAGGAACACCAGATATAGCCCCATAAATCCAGGAGTCAAAAAACCAGCATTAACCTGTCGTCTCCAGAGAAACCATAACGcttaataagaaaaataaacatAAGAACTAAGCGGTGATCTTAAAAATAACAGACTAAGAGAATGCACGATGAAAGGATTAAAGCCTACTTTTGGGTGGAGAGATACACTCGTCATGAGTTGGAGGAGTACCAGCGTCCAGGTGATGAAGAAAATGTTAAGGAGACAAGACGGTTGTGGTGCATACCATATGAACATTAATATGACCCCGAGTATGCAAACAACATAAGCACTAGTAGCAAGTAACATCCCGTAAATGTGGCTGCATTCAAAACTTCCATTTGGTCAGAATGCCCCAATTAGGTAATCAACACAAGAACTTGAATTTTGCAAAAAAAGTCTCACCATCTGTTTTCATTTTGGTCCGAGTGCACACAATCATTTAGCCAAGTGATGAAACTGACAATGCTCACCAACTGTATTAGGAGAAACAccctgaaaagaaaaaaaaaaaacaaaattcatcAACAAAACACTTGGGTACTTCTGCTAAAGCTTATATGTAAGGGAAATAGTTGTTACCCTGCACCAAAATGCGCTATATCTCCTGTCATCAATGTAATCCATTAGAGGCATATCAATACACTTAAACGGAGATCATGTGGCTAAAGATCAATTTAATTAGAAGAGTTCATAAGAGGCAAGTGAATTAAAGATTCCAACCATAAATCCGGACAGCAGCTGAAGGAACAAAAAATGGAAGCACCATAAAAGAAATCATCATTAAAATCTTAGCTGACCACCACCCAGAATGCCATGATTCCCTAGCTTCATGCAACTTTGAGGTGCCAGCAGTTGAAAGAAACATTGTGAAATAGAATATCTTAACGTACAAAGTTAAAGCTAACCTCTGACATCAGTTACATAGGTGTATATGTAATATTACAATAAAAAAGGACATTGAATTGAGCAAGCAGTTTTCTGTTCCAGCACAAATGTATTTATACCTAAAAACCAGAACTGTTTTCGTGCAAAGAAAGGATACGAAGCATCCCAAGGACACTCTAAGAACTCCCTCCGCGCCTAAACAGTCTTTGCCACCTTCGCATCCTTTTATTCCTACATGTTACCATTTAGAATTACCATGTGCCCATATCAAGTGTAACAACTTCACATCTTATAAATTAAATGTGTAGAACTCATAAAATTGTGCTAACTCTTCATTTCTGTCAAGGCGCTTCTTCCATAATCACGAACAGCC of Daucus carota subsp. sativus chromosome 3, DH1 v3.0, whole genome shotgun sequence contains these proteins:
- the LOC108213209 gene encoding uncharacterized protein LOC108213209, which codes for MEDTRHSIHESYAKLMEGSWWSQFRQGSNPWMARYVYSFMFLASNLLAWAVRDYGRSALTEMKRIKGCEGGKDCLGAEGVLRVSLGCFIFYFTMFLSTAGTSKLHEARESWHSGWWSAKILMMISFMVLPFFVPSAAVRIYGDIAHFGAGVFLLIQLVSIVSFITWLNDCVHSDQNENRCHIYGMLLATSAYVVCILGVILMFIWYAPQPSCLLNIFFITWTLVLLQLMTSVSLHPKVNAGFLTPGFMGLYLVFLCWSAVRSEPPETKCIKKSEAATNGDWLSIITFVVAVVAMVIATFSTGIDSKCFQFKKEETEDEDEVPYGYGFFHLVFATGAMYFAMLLISWNTHHVAARWTIDVGWTSTWVRIVNEWLAVCVYIWMLVAPIIWKHRQGQASA